Proteins encoded together in one Dechloromonas sp. HYN0024 window:
- the mreD gene encoding rod shape-determining protein MreD: MQPTFSSSRILQPVQPWFIFFSLIGAVALNFMPTAHWPGVPDWVALVLCFWCIREFRRVGMGWAFVLGLLMDVADGAVLGQHCFAYVLLAYTASALSRRILWFPLVQQALQVLPLLIATQLLQALMRLAVGADFPGWGYFIGPIVATLLWIPATFILLLPQYRPVEQDPNRPI; encoded by the coding sequence ATGCAGCCGACTTTTTCTTCTTCGCGCATTTTGCAGCCGGTTCAGCCCTGGTTCATTTTCTTCAGCCTGATCGGTGCCGTCGCCCTTAATTTCATGCCGACGGCGCACTGGCCGGGCGTCCCCGACTGGGTGGCGCTGGTCCTCTGCTTCTGGTGCATCCGCGAGTTTCGCCGGGTCGGCATGGGCTGGGCCTTTGTCCTCGGCCTGCTCATGGATGTCGCCGATGGTGCCGTCCTCGGCCAGCACTGTTTCGCCTACGTCCTGCTCGCCTACACGGCCTCGGCACTGTCCCGCCGCATTCTGTGGTTCCCGCTGGTGCAGCAGGCCTTGCAGGTGCTCCCGCTGCTCATCGCCACGCAACTGCTGCAGGCCCTGATGCGCCTGGCGGTCGGGGCCGATTTTCCGGGCTGGGGCTATTTCATCGGACCCATCGTTGCCACGCTGCTCTGGATTCCGGCCACCTTCATCCTGCTCCTGCCCCAGTACCGGCCGGTCGAGCAGGATCCCAACCGCCCGATTTAA
- the mreC gene encoding rod shape-determining protein MreC, translated as MAGIDHAPPPFFKQGPAPLALLTFYIAVSLAIFVVDLRFKSLDLLRQSIALVVDPVQRVAQTPGSLVDYAATYLQGMHSLQQDNNELKHAQLATAPNLQRLAQLEAENERLRKLLSVKEREKASGQVTQILYTARDPFSRKIIVDKGQQAGIVAGQPAIDETGVVGQVTRVFPFSAEITLITDKDQVVPVQIVRSGQRSVVFGLGNGQLELRYMPANADIQVGDVLVTSGLDGIYLPGFPVAKVVNIERDSAYSFARIFCVPIAGVENFGEVMVLDLRQPLPPAPPESSGRPGSSDKTGLRGKKKKTMSKGN; from the coding sequence ATGGCCGGCATCGACCACGCGCCTCCACCGTTCTTCAAGCAAGGGCCAGCGCCGCTGGCCCTTCTGACTTTCTATATCGCCGTTTCGCTGGCGATCTTTGTCGTCGACCTGCGCTTCAAGAGTCTCGACCTGCTGCGCCAGAGCATTGCCCTGGTCGTCGATCCGGTCCAGCGCGTCGCTCAGACGCCCGGCAGCCTGGTTGATTACGCAGCCACCTACCTGCAGGGCATGCACAGCCTGCAGCAGGACAATAACGAACTGAAGCACGCCCAGCTCGCCACCGCCCCAAACCTGCAGCGCCTGGCCCAGCTCGAAGCCGAGAATGAACGGCTGCGCAAGCTGCTCTCGGTCAAGGAGCGGGAAAAAGCCAGTGGCCAGGTCACCCAGATCCTGTACACGGCGCGTGATCCATTTTCCCGCAAGATCATCGTCGACAAGGGCCAGCAGGCCGGCATCGTCGCCGGGCAGCCCGCCATCGACGAAACCGGTGTCGTTGGCCAGGTCACCCGTGTCTTCCCGTTCTCGGCTGAAATCACGCTGATCACCGACAAGGATCAGGTGGTGCCGGTGCAGATCGTGCGCAGCGGGCAGCGCTCGGTCGTCTTCGGTCTCGGCAACGGCCAGCTGGAACTGCGCTACATGCCGGCCAATGCCGACATTCAGGTCGGCGACGTGCTGGTCACCTCGGGACTCGATGGCATTTATCTGCCGGGCTTCCCGGTTGCCAAGGTGGTCAATATCGAACGCGACAGCGCCTATTCCTTCGCCCGTATTTTCTGCGTGCCGATTGCCGGGGTCGAAAACTTTGGCGAAGTGATGGTGCTTGACCTGCGCCAGCCCTTGCCGCCGGCCCCGCCGGAATCATCCGGACGGCCTGGCAGCAGCGACAAGACCGGCCTGCGCGGCAAGAAAAAGAAAACCATGAGCAAGGGCAACTGA
- a CDS encoding rod shape-determining protein encodes MFGFLSKYFSNDLAIDLGTANTLIYVRARGIVLDEPSVVAIRLEGGPNAKKTIQAVGKEAKEMLGKAPGTITVIRPMKDGVIADFTVTEQMLKQFIKKVHDSKLFSPSPRIIICVPSGSTQVERRAIRESALGAGASQVYLIEEPMAAAIGAGLPVSEATGSMVVDIGGGTTEVGVISLGGMVYAGSVRVGGDKLDEAIINYISRNYGMMIGENTAENIKKNIGSAFPGAEVKEMEVSGINKAEGIPRKFTISSNEILEALTDPLNQIVSAVKSALEKTPPELGADIAEKGMVLTGGGALLRDLDRLLMEETGLPVIVADEPLTCVARGCGMALEKMDKLGSIFASD; translated from the coding sequence ATGTTTGGTTTCCTCAGTAAATACTTCTCCAACGACCTCGCCATTGACCTTGGTACCGCCAACACGCTGATCTATGTGCGTGCCCGCGGCATCGTCCTGGACGAGCCATCGGTCGTCGCCATCCGCCTCGAAGGTGGTCCCAATGCCAAAAAAACCATCCAGGCCGTCGGCAAGGAAGCCAAGGAAATGCTTGGCAAGGCACCGGGCACGATTACCGTCATCCGCCCGATGAAGGATGGCGTTATTGCCGACTTCACCGTCACCGAGCAAATGCTCAAGCAGTTCATCAAGAAGGTGCATGACTCGAAGCTGTTCAGCCCGAGCCCGCGCATCATCATCTGCGTGCCTTCCGGCTCGACCCAGGTCGAACGTCGCGCCATTCGCGAATCCGCCCTCGGTGCTGGCGCCAGCCAGGTTTACCTGATCGAGGAGCCGATGGCTGCCGCGATCGGTGCCGGCCTGCCGGTCTCCGAAGCGACCGGTTCGATGGTCGTCGATATCGGCGGCGGCACCACCGAAGTCGGCGTCATCTCGCTTGGCGGCATGGTCTATGCAGGTTCCGTGCGCGTCGGCGGCGACAAGCTCGACGAAGCGATCATCAATTACATCAGCCGCAACTACGGCATGATGATTGGCGAGAACACGGCCGAAAACATCAAGAAGAACATCGGCTCCGCCTTCCCGGGTGCCGAGGTCAAGGAAATGGAAGTTTCCGGCATCAACAAGGCCGAAGGCATCCCGCGCAAGTTCACGATTTCCTCCAACGAAATCCTCGAAGCGCTGACCGACCCGCTCAACCAGATCGTTTCGGCCGTCAAGTCGGCGCTCGAAAAGACGCCGCCCGAACTCGGTGCCGACATTGCCGAAAAGGGCATGGTCCTGACCGGTGGCGGTGCATTGTTGCGCGACCTCGACCGTCTGCTCATGGAAGAAACCGGCCTGCCGGTGATCGTTGCCGACGAGCCGCTGACCTGCGTGGCCCGCGGTTGCGGCATGGCACTCGAGAAAATGGACAAGCTGGGCAGCATCTTTGCCTCGGACTGA
- the gatC gene encoding Asp-tRNA(Asn)/Glu-tRNA(Gln) amidotransferase subunit GatC: MSLTLEQVKRIAHLARIEISDDEALTTQGHLNGIFQLIEQMQAVDTRGVEPMAHAQDVSQRLREDAVTEGDRRAAYQAVAPDTEAGLYLVPKVIE; this comes from the coding sequence ATGTCGCTCACACTAGAACAGGTAAAACGCATCGCCCATCTCGCCCGGATCGAGATCAGCGATGACGAGGCGCTGACCACCCAGGGCCATCTCAATGGCATTTTCCAGTTGATCGAGCAGATGCAAGCGGTTGATACCCGTGGCGTCGAGCCGATGGCGCATGCGCAGGATGTCAGCCAGCGTCTGCGTGAAGACGCTGTCACCGAGGGTGATCGGCGGGCTGCCTATCAGGCCGTTGCCCCGGATACCGAAGCCGGTCTTTATCTCGTGCCGAAGGTGATCGAATGA
- the gatA gene encoding Asp-tRNA(Asn)/Glu-tRNA(Gln) amidotransferase subunit GatA: MINASLKQLSQALAAKQISSVELSTLFLDRIERLNPTLNAFVTVDREKSLTMARAADARIAAGTAGLLTGIPIAQKDIFCAEGWTTTCGSKMLANFVSPYDATVIHKMHAEAGLVSLGKTNMDEFAMGSSNETSFFGPVRNPWDTSRVPGGSSGGSAAAVAARLAPAATGTDTGGSIRQPAALCNLTGLKPTYGVVSRYGMIAFASSLDQGGPMAASAEDCALLLNTMVGFDERDSTSLDRPLEDYSRDLEKPLNGLRIGLPKEFFGEGCDAEVMAAVRAAIAEYEKLGATTVEVSLPNSHLSVPAYYVIAPAEASSNLSRFDGARYGYRAPDYANLEQMYEKTRAQGFGAEVKRRIMIGAYVLSHGYYDAYYLQAQRIRRLIADDFVEAFKHCDVIMGPTSPSTAFKLGEKAADPVQMYLSDIYTIAVNLAGLPGMSVPCGFVGGLPVGLQLIGNYFAEGQLLNVAHRYQQATDWHLRRAAIE, from the coding sequence ATGATCAATGCCAGTCTCAAGCAACTGTCGCAGGCGCTGGCCGCGAAGCAGATTTCCAGCGTCGAGTTGTCGACCTTGTTCCTCGACCGCATCGAGCGTCTGAACCCGACGCTCAACGCCTTTGTTACGGTCGACCGCGAAAAGAGCCTGACCATGGCTCGTGCCGCCGATGCCCGGATTGCCGCAGGCACCGCCGGTCTGCTCACCGGCATTCCGATCGCCCAGAAGGACATCTTTTGTGCCGAAGGCTGGACGACGACCTGCGGATCGAAAATGCTGGCCAATTTCGTCTCGCCCTACGACGCGACGGTGATCCACAAGATGCATGCCGAAGCCGGTCTCGTCTCGCTTGGCAAGACCAACATGGACGAATTCGCCATGGGTTCGTCGAACGAAACATCGTTCTTCGGCCCGGTGCGCAATCCCTGGGATACCAGCCGGGTGCCGGGTGGCTCGTCGGGTGGTTCGGCCGCTGCTGTCGCGGCCCGTCTGGCTCCGGCCGCGACCGGTACCGATACTGGCGGTTCAATCCGCCAGCCGGCTGCGCTGTGCAACCTGACCGGGCTCAAGCCTACCTACGGTGTGGTTTCCCGTTACGGCATGATTGCCTTCGCCTCGTCGCTCGATCAGGGTGGCCCGATGGCGGCCAGTGCCGAGGACTGCGCGCTGCTCCTCAATACCATGGTTGGTTTTGACGAACGTGACTCGACTTCGCTCGACCGCCCGCTCGAAGACTACAGCCGTGATCTGGAAAAGCCGCTGAATGGCCTGCGCATCGGCCTGCCCAAAGAGTTTTTCGGTGAAGGCTGCGATGCCGAGGTGATGGCTGCCGTGCGCGCTGCCATTGCCGAATACGAGAAGTTGGGGGCGACGACAGTTGAGGTATCGCTGCCCAATTCGCATCTGTCGGTGCCGGCCTATTACGTGATTGCGCCGGCCGAGGCCAGTTCCAATCTGTCGCGCTTCGATGGCGCCCGCTACGGCTATCGCGCCCCGGATTATGCCAATCTCGAGCAGATGTACGAGAAGACCCGGGCCCAGGGCTTTGGTGCCGAGGTCAAGCGACGCATCATGATCGGCGCTTACGTGCTGTCGCATGGCTATTACGACGCCTACTACCTGCAGGCGCAGCGCATCCGTCGCCTGATTGCCGATGATTTCGTCGAAGCCTTCAAGCATTGCGACGTGATCATGGGGCCGACCTCGCCGTCTACCGCCTTCAAACTTGGTGAAAAAGCCGCCGATCCGGTCCAGATGTACCTTTCGGATATCTACACCATCGCCGTCAATCTGGCCGGCCTGCCCGGCATGTCGGTTCCTTGTGGCTTCGTCGGTGGCTTGCCGGTCGGTCTGCAATTGATCGGCAATTACTTTGCCGAGGGGCAATTGCTCAACGTGGCGCACCGTTATCAGCAGGCGACCGACTGGCATCTGCGCCGGGCGGCCATCGAATAA
- the gatB gene encoding Asp-tRNA(Asn)/Glu-tRNA(Gln) amidotransferase subunit GatB, whose protein sequence is MNQWEVVIGIETHAQLATVSKIFSGASTAFGAAPNTQACAVDLALPGVLPVLNKKAVECAIRFGLAIGAEVAQKSVFARKNYFYPDLPKGYQISQMDLPVVVGGNITLQVGQGEKAYEKVVRLTRAHLEEDAGKSLHEDFQGKSGIDLNRAGTPLLEIVSEPDMRSSDEAVAYAKSLHALVQWIGICDGNMQEGSFRCDANVSVRPKGQAEFGTRREIKNLNSFRFLKEAIDFEVQWQINEIEEGRKIQQATVLFDPDSGETRMMRSKEDAHDYRYFPDPDLLPLVISSEWIARVQGELPELPGQMRERFVSELGLSVYDASALTASQEIAGYFQATVASAGKQNAKPCANWVMVDLAGRLNKDGKEIAASPVSAAQLAGLIQRIADNTISNNIAKKVFEALWNGEGATADEVIDKQGLKQITDSGAIESLVDEVLAANPANVAEFKAGKEKAFNALVGQVMKAAKGKANPQQVNDLLKQKLAG, encoded by the coding sequence ATGAATCAGTGGGAAGTAGTGATCGGCATCGAAACACACGCACAACTGGCGACGGTTTCGAAGATTTTTTCCGGTGCCTCGACAGCCTTCGGCGCGGCACCCAACACGCAGGCTTGCGCGGTTGACCTCGCCTTGCCCGGTGTTTTGCCGGTGCTCAACAAGAAAGCGGTCGAATGCGCCATTCGCTTTGGTCTGGCCATCGGTGCCGAAGTGGCGCAGAAATCCGTTTTTGCCCGCAAGAACTACTTTTATCCCGATCTGCCCAAGGGCTACCAGATTAGCCAGATGGACCTGCCGGTCGTCGTCGGCGGCAATATCACCTTGCAGGTAGGCCAAGGCGAGAAGGCTTACGAAAAAGTCGTGCGCCTGACCCGCGCCCACCTCGAAGAGGATGCCGGCAAGTCGCTGCACGAGGATTTTCAGGGCAAGTCGGGTATCGATCTCAATCGTGCCGGTACGCCGCTCCTCGAAATCGTCTCCGAGCCGGACATGCGCTCCTCCGATGAGGCGGTAGCCTACGCCAAGTCGCTGCACGCACTGGTGCAGTGGATCGGTATCTGCGACGGCAACATGCAGGAAGGCTCTTTCCGTTGCGATGCCAACGTTTCCGTGCGTCCGAAAGGGCAGGCTGAATTTGGGACGCGGCGCGAAATCAAAAATCTCAACTCTTTCCGCTTTCTCAAGGAAGCCATTGATTTCGAAGTCCAGTGGCAGATCAACGAAATCGAGGAAGGTCGCAAAATTCAGCAAGCCACCGTGCTGTTTGACCCCGATAGCGGCGAGACGCGCATGATGCGCAGCAAGGAAGATGCGCACGATTATCGCTATTTCCCCGATCCAGATCTGCTGCCGCTGGTCATTTCCAGCGAATGGATTGCCCGCGTTCAGGGCGAGTTGCCCGAGTTGCCAGGTCAGATGCGCGAGCGCTTTGTCAGCGAACTGGGTCTGTCGGTCTACGACGCCAGCGCCCTGACCGCCAGTCAGGAAATTGCCGGATACTTCCAAGCGACCGTCGCCAGCGCCGGCAAACAGAATGCCAAGCCCTGTGCCAACTGGGTCATGGTTGATCTCGCCGGGAGGCTCAACAAGGATGGCAAGGAGATCGCCGCGTCGCCTGTATCCGCCGCCCAGTTGGCTGGCCTGATCCAGCGCATCGCCGATAACACCATCTCGAACAACATCGCCAAGAAGGTTTTCGAGGCCTTGTGGAACGGGGAGGGGGCGACGGCGGACGAGGTCATCGACAAGCAGGGACTCAAGCAGATTACCGACAGCGGTGCCATCGAGTCTCTGGTGGATGAAGTACTGGCGGCCAATCCCGCCAATGTCGCCGAATTCAAGGCGGGCAAGGAAAAGGCCTTCAATGCGCTGGTTGGTCAGGTGATGAAGGCAGCCAAGGGCAAGGCCAATCCGCAGCAGGTCAATGACCTGCTCAAGCAGAAACTGGCGGGTTGA